From the genome of Streptomyces sp. NBC_01260, one region includes:
- a CDS encoding Zn-ribbon domain-containing OB-fold protein: protein MFSTGIDVGRTACDAAEPHTVEGLVYQVCRWCGTASFRKLLCPVCASSDLEPGRSDGHGVVVRSSVVNRYSRVMRNESLVRFPEGFVYRCRIVGAAPHLVSVGDRVRPVDGTTSEAGEVVLELCDPPLTANWY from the coding sequence GTGTTCAGTACCGGAATCGACGTGGGGCGGACGGCCTGCGACGCGGCAGAACCGCACACCGTGGAAGGGCTGGTCTACCAGGTGTGCCGATGGTGCGGCACCGCCTCCTTCCGTAAACTCCTGTGCCCCGTCTGCGCGTCGAGCGATCTCGAACCGGGGCGCAGTGACGGTCACGGTGTCGTCGTACGGTCCAGTGTCGTGAACCGCTATTCGCGGGTCATGCGGAACGAGTCCCTGGTCCGCTTCCCGGAAGGCTTTGTGTACCGGTGCCGGATCGTGGGCGCGGCGCCCCATCTCGTGAGTGTCGGCGACCGGGTCCGGCCCGTCGACGGCACGACCTCCGAGGCGGGCGAGGTCGTCCTCGAACTCTGCGATCCGCCCCTCACGGCCAACTGGTACTGA
- a CDS encoding TetR family transcriptional regulator: protein MRDVLAEAAFGLFMERGFERTTVDDIVARAGVGRRSFFRYFPSKEDAVFPDHERCLADMTAFLEAAGDGDPVDTVCDAARLVLRMYAVNPEFSVQRYRLTREVPGLRTYELSVVRRYERTLAGYLERRGAGTRDDALRAEVIAASVVAAHNNGLRSWLRSGGEGDAGAEVDRALELVRTVWGRAARLPAVSAREDEVIVMVAAKGAPMWRVVQRIESALGKD, encoded by the coding sequence ATGCGTGACGTGCTTGCCGAGGCGGCCTTCGGGCTCTTCATGGAGCGCGGGTTCGAGCGGACCACGGTGGACGACATCGTCGCCAGGGCGGGCGTGGGGCGGCGTTCGTTCTTCCGCTATTTCCCGTCCAAGGAGGATGCGGTCTTCCCCGATCACGAGCGTTGCCTCGCGGACATGACCGCGTTCCTGGAGGCCGCCGGTGACGGCGATCCGGTGGACACGGTGTGCGACGCGGCCCGGCTCGTGCTGCGGATGTACGCCGTGAATCCGGAGTTCTCCGTGCAGCGCTACCGGCTCACCCGGGAGGTGCCCGGTCTGCGTACCTATGAACTCTCCGTCGTACGACGCTACGAGCGGACCCTCGCCGGATACCTGGAGCGGCGCGGCGCCGGCACCCGGGACGATGCGCTGCGCGCCGAGGTCATCGCCGCCTCGGTGGTCGCGGCACACAACAACGGCCTTCGGTCCTGGCTGCGTTCGGGCGGTGAGGGCGATGCCGGGGCCGAAGTGGACCGGGCGCTCGAACTCGTACGCACGGTGTGGGGCCGGGCGGCCCGGCTGCCCGCCGTGAGTGCCCGCGAGGACGAGGTGATCGTGATGGTCGCGGCGAAGGGCGCCCCCATGTGGCGTGTGGTGCAGCGCATCGAGTCGGCTCTCGGCAAGGACTGA
- a CDS encoding electron transfer flavoprotein subunit beta/FixA family protein, with protein sequence MSLRIVVCVKYVPDATGDRHFADDLTLDREDVDGLLSELDEYAVEQALQIADGVDDAEVTVLTVGPQDAKDALRKALSMGADKAVHVEDDGLHGSDAVGTSLVLAKAVEKTGYDLVISGMASTDGTMGVVPALLAERLGVPQVTLLSEVRVEGGVVTGRRDGDTASERLEASLPAVVSVTDQSGEARYPSFKGIMAAKKKPVESLDLGDLGIEAGEVGLAGAWSVVDSAVQRPARTAGTIVKDEGEGGRQLAEFLAGQKFI encoded by the coding sequence GTGAGCTTGAGGATCGTTGTCTGTGTGAAGTACGTGCCCGACGCGACCGGTGACCGGCATTTCGCCGATGACCTGACGTTGGATCGTGAGGATGTCGACGGTCTGTTGTCGGAGCTGGATGAGTATGCGGTCGAGCAGGCGTTGCAGATCGCGGACGGGGTGGATGATGCGGAGGTCACCGTGTTGACGGTGGGTCCGCAGGATGCCAAGGACGCGTTGCGCAAGGCGTTGTCGATGGGTGCGGACAAGGCTGTTCACGTCGAGGACGACGGTCTGCACGGTTCGGATGCGGTGGGTACGTCGTTGGTGCTGGCGAAGGCGGTCGAGAAGACGGGTTATGACCTGGTGATCTCGGGGATGGCGTCGACGGACGGCACGATGGGTGTGGTTCCGGCGTTGCTGGCGGAGCGGCTGGGTGTGCCGCAGGTGACGTTGTTGTCCGAGGTGAGGGTCGAGGGTGGTGTGGTGACCGGGCGTCGGGACGGTGACACGGCGTCGGAGCGGCTGGAGGCGTCGTTGCCCGCGGTGGTGTCGGTGACTGATCAGTCGGGTGAGGCGCGTTACCCGTCGTTCAAGGGGATCATGGCGGCGAAGAAGAAGCCGGTGGAGTCGCTGGATCTGGGTGATCTGGGGATCGAGGCGGGCGAGGTGGGTCTGGCGGGTGCGTGGTCGGTGGTGGATTCGGCGGTGCAGCGTCCGGCGCGTACGGCGGGCACGATCGTGAAGGACGAGGGTGAGGGTGGCAGGCAGCTGGCCGAGTTCCTGGCGGGTCAGAAGTTCATCTAG
- a CDS encoding electron transfer flavoprotein subunit alpha/FixB family protein — protein MAEVVVFVDHVDGAVRKPTLELLTLARRIGEPVAVALGAGAGETAGVLAGHGAVRVLTSEASQYADYLVVPKVDALQAACAVVSPVAVLVPSSAEGKEIAARLALRIGSGVITDATDVEAGELGPVATQSAFAASFTTRSRVSRGVAVITVKPNSAPVEPVAGAGVVEELEVSFSALATGTKVLSRTPRESTGRPELTEAAIVVSGGRGVNGAENFRVIEALADSLGAAVGASRAAVDAGWYPHSSQVGQTGKSVSPQLYIASGISGAIQHRAGMQTSKTIVAINKDAEAPIFDLVDYGVVGDLFNVVPQLTDEVTSRKG, from the coding sequence ATGGCTGAGGTTGTTGTTTTTGTCGATCACGTGGATGGTGCGGTCCGTAAGCCCACGCTGGAGTTGTTGACGCTGGCGCGGCGGATCGGTGAGCCGGTCGCGGTGGCGTTGGGTGCGGGTGCGGGTGAGACGGCTGGTGTGCTGGCCGGGCATGGTGCGGTGAGGGTGTTGACGTCGGAGGCGTCGCAGTACGCGGACTATCTGGTGGTGCCGAAGGTGGATGCGCTGCAGGCGGCGTGTGCGGTGGTGTCGCCGGTGGCGGTGCTGGTGCCTTCGTCGGCGGAGGGCAAGGAGATCGCTGCGCGGCTGGCGTTGCGGATCGGTTCGGGTGTCATTACGGATGCGACTGATGTGGAGGCCGGTGAGCTGGGTCCGGTGGCGACGCAGTCGGCTTTCGCGGCGTCGTTCACGACGCGGTCGCGTGTGTCGCGGGGTGTTGCGGTGATCACGGTGAAGCCGAACTCGGCTCCGGTGGAGCCGGTGGCGGGTGCGGGTGTGGTGGAGGAGCTGGAGGTGTCGTTCTCGGCGCTGGCGACGGGTACGAAGGTGCTGTCGCGTACGCCGCGTGAGTCGACGGGGCGTCCGGAGCTGACGGAGGCGGCGATCGTGGTGTCGGGTGGGCGGGGTGTCAATGGTGCGGAGAACTTCCGTGTCATCGAGGCGCTCGCGGACTCGCTGGGTGCGGCGGTGGGTGCCTCGCGTGCGGCGGTGGACGCGGGCTGGTATCCGCATTCCAGCCAGGTCGGGCAGACCGGTAAGTCGGTCTCGCCGCAGTTGTACATCGCTTCGGGTATCTCGGGTGCGATCCAGCACCGGGCGGGGATGCAGACGTCCAAGACGATCGTCGCGATCAACAAGGACGCCGAGGCCCCGATCTTCGACCTCGTCGACTACGGCGTCGTCGGTGACCTCTTCAACGTCGTGCCCCAGCTCACCGACGAGGTCACCAGCCGCAAGGGCTGA